DNA from Aphelocoma coerulescens isolate FSJ_1873_10779 chromosome 4A, UR_Acoe_1.0, whole genome shotgun sequence:
CTTCCagcaggaggggtgggggtgggatgggaggacCCAGCCTGGTCCCTACGACCCTTCCCCTCTGGGACTGATTTGCcagtggggaaaaagggggagtgGGACCAAGGGAAGCCTTGGAGGAAGCAAAAAACATCAGAGGGTCTTGCCTGGATGGAGCTTTGCACTCCCGGGTGGGAAAAGGAGGCTCTggatggggagcagagcagggggagCTCAggtcctgctcagcagctcctgcatccTGCTCCTTTGGCACCTGAACCTCTTTCCCTGCCTCAgtctgcccccagccctgcgaGTTCCCTGGCAGAGGAAAGACAACAACCCAGGGATCTGTCCCTGTGGGAGAGCAGAGGGCTCCATGTGACGCTCccaaaaggaaaccaaaaaagACACGTCAGGACAGAGAGAAACCCAACTGCTGGGACAGGCAGCTGCAAACAAACACCCCGAGCAGATGGATCTGACTCACGGAGGGTGGGGCAGGAAAGGGGCTCCCAACCCCAACCAGAACTGGGGCCCTCTCCACAGGCAAACTGCCGGaggtggggatggagcaggatggaTCTGGTCGGAGGATGCTGGGAAAAGCTCAGGGAAAGAATCTGAGGCTGCCCACAGCCTTCCCCACCACGGCCGAGCCCGGTGAACCAGAGCTTCGGGTGCTTCTCCTTGGAGAGCTTTTGGTGCTTCCCAAGCTCTCCTGAGTGCCGAGAGCGAGGAAGGGAAATGTGCTGAGGAGCCCCAGAGGGGGCGGGCAGCAGGAATTCCAGGTGAACACCTGCCCCCAGGAGcggggcagagcccagcaggcTGAACTCCTCCAGCCCCCGCCGGCCCTGCGCGTGGCTTTCGTGTCCGCCCTCAGTGAACACAAAGCCCTGCTCCGGTCCAGCAGCCCTCAGCGCCCAGCCGGGGCTCTCCTCCTCTCCACTTCCtacaatcatggaatcattcctgctggaaaagccctctaagaccTCTGAGTCCAaacattaacccagcactgccgaGCCACCGCTGAACCATGCCCCCAAGTGCCACAACTCTGCAGCTTTCAAACCCCTCCCCTTCTACATGTCCAGTATTCCATCAAATGGATCTCCCAGGTTTGCCATTCCACGGAGAGGAGCCATTCCTGAGCCCTGGCCGTGCTCCTCAGCCCTCACCGGGCTCCGGTAGGAAGGGAGCTGCTGCACTGACCCAGAAAAAGCCCATTAGGTGGGAGCTCCTGGCAGTCCTGGCCTCCCCCCAGCTGCTGAAGGGAACTGCGCTGCCGTGGCCGTGCCAAGCAGAGCTGGCTCTGGGCAGCCTTCCCCTCAtcccccagctccagcacctggggGAGGTCACCCCGCGCTCGCATGACTTGGGAGGCCGTGAAAATGATGAAGTTTCACATGTTGAGTCATTCCACCATCAGGAGAGGAAGCAATGAATTGCAAAGATACAGAGGTGGTAACTAAATTTACAAGTGGGATCCGtttaaaaaggaggaagaaaaaaaaatcaaagtagaGCAAGTTGGAAAATTCTGTTCattagttttctttaaaaagtttcAATGAACTGTTTCACATTCTCATTCAAGGGAGACAGTTCCTCCAACCCACAGGGAAAAAGGGACCTTTTCTCCCTAAAAAATGCTCTCTGGTTTTCATGAAGAAGGAGTTTAATCAGCACCAATAGAAGAGTGAACTGAGCCTTCCAAAGGAAGGAGACTCCTGTAGGAAGTGTCTCCCCACAACACCACCTGGAAGTAGGGAGCCAAACAATTATTGGCATGAGGATAAATATATTTGCAATGTATTTTGTATTTGCTGCCACAGGAATGGTCTCAGAGGGGCTCACACACCTACAGGGCATCCTCTGAGGAGGTTGTGGCCTCAAAATCCAAATGATTCCAGAGTCCAGGCTGGCCCCAGGGATGTACAATGCACAGACAGGGCTCTGTCCCTCCCTGATGCCAGGAGGTCCCTCTGTACCCCGGAGCATCATCCTGAGGTACCCACGGATCTTCCCACATCCCCCCTGGGCTCTGGGCGACGTCAGGGGGAAGATTTCACTCCTGTCCATAACACTCTCCAGCACAAACCTCCCACCAGGGATGGGACTCATCCCCCTTCCCCTGGGAGCCTCGAGTTCAATGTTTGGGTGCCATTTGAGTCAAGGGAGCCGGGCACTGCCAGCACAGGAATTAGTGAATAATGGTTCCAAGCGGGATGAATCACTCCCTGGAATGGCTTTTCCCCGCAACAGAGGGAGCTTGGATCCACCACGATTTTTAGAAAGCGAATGGATGGAAAGAGGAGTCCCACAGTGAGATTCCACTTCTGCCTCGCCCCTCAGCCAGCACTGaatcctccctccctgcagagcagacCCCCAGACATTCCCtactcctccctttcccccccttccccgggAACCCAGGGTCTGGGATTAGCAATGAACTGACTGGGAAATCATCTTTTCCAGCGTGTGCAAGTGCACCAGGAAGCCAAGCCTTGTACCTGGCACCATTCACAGCAGTATCATGAATATTATTAGTAATAGACCTACCCATCCTAAcgttatatttatatatacaaaaATAGATCCACAGAACTCTACGGGAAGAGGCGGCTGGGAGGAGGCGACGGCCGGgccccaggagctggggcttggagaAGCCAAGGGATGTGTTGCATATATTTCTCCAGGGGCACCATTCCCTCCTCTCTGTGCTCACACACCTGGCAGTGggcacaggcaggcagagccgAGCTCCAGGACACCATCCCGGcgtcaaacccccccaaatgaTGCCAGCAGGGTCACAACCAGCAGCTGGCACTACACAGAGATGGGGCTGAGCCCAGGACCACCAGGAGTCCCCCAGCCACAGCAACCAGTCGGGGTTATTTCATCCCAGCAAGGAAACGCGGAGCCCTGACCCGGATTCCAGTGTCCGTCTGCTCTGCAGATGGCCCAGCCCCAGGGCTTGCTCCAGCCCCGTTCCCGGTTGTCCATGGGGGGCACAACCCCCTCAGCGAGGCGAAGACTCAAAGGAAACCTGGCGGGGAGACAAGGTCGGGGTCCCCAACTTCGAcaccccctcctgctccccgTGTCCTCCAGCTCCACGCAGGGTGACAGAAGGCCCCGCTGGGGAGTCCCCGGAGCAGTGGCTGCTCACAGTTGGCTTTGCCATATTGTTTTAAAGTGAATTCAGTGCTGGTGGAAGGTACCAGATCGGGGTTCGAGCATGGAGCCGGTGCCTGTGGCATCTGGTGGGGGGTGGGATGGAGCCGGGTGGCAGCTCCCACCTCAGGCAGCCCTCCAAGGCCGGGAGAAATGAATGGCAATTTCCAAGCAGCTCCTTGTTCTCAGCCAAATCCCAGAGGGGACCTTTCCCTTGCTGCAGTCGGGCAGGAGCGAGTGGGCTGGGCTGCCTCCGATAGCTCCTTCCCCTGCCAGAAGGTTTCTAAAGCTTCCCAcaccttctcttcctctttgaGACAGAAAAACACGGTGCCACCTCATTTTGGAGCTCGCTCGCTTCTCCCAGTGGCTTCCAAGCCTGGAGAGAAGCCACTGCCACTGGTGagagccctgggcaccccagcccctgcctatgGCCACCTGAGAGGAGAAAGGCCACCCACGGAAAGTGCTGCAGAGGGAgaaagagcaggaggaggaggtctGGCTCTCGAGGGGCTCTCGGGCAGGGAGGCACTGACCTGTCTCCTCCCCCATGGATTAGGACCACGCTGTGGGGCAGCTCCTAAAACTGCGGAGAGCAGAGTCCTGAGGAGCCTCAGGTCACCCTTGCCGTGggggcagagccccagggacCCTCCGGGTGACCTTTCCctgggggacacagccagggagGGCACCCTCGGCTCGCTCTGCCTCTCCTGGCCCTCTCCCGCATGTGCAAAACCACTGCCACCCCCCAGCTCGGTGCCAGCTCCCCCGGCCACCCAGCCAGGGTGTCCCAAAGCCTGGGGGACCCCCGGGTCACCCGTCCCAATCCCGGAAGGTgatggtggggggagggggggcactGCGGAGCGGAGGAAGCCGAGGGAGGAGGGGCACGaaggagagaagaggaggaggagggggaggaagaggagcaaaGCCCGCTTCTCCTCCTCGGGAGGGTCATACCGGCTTGTCCAGCGTTTTGGGGAAGGGCGTGCCGCTGGAGGAGGAGATCTTTCTGCAGACCGTGTTGGtgtggctctggcagcggcAGCCGGGGCGTTTCAGGCCGTCATAACCCCGCTGGCAAAGTTTGAGGCACCCCAGGGTGGGAAAGTagcagcagaggcagggcaTGAGGAGGGACAGGACGCTCATGGCAGCCCAGCGGGCGCAGCAGGAGCCCGGCCCGCAGGAGCAGGGGTCGTCGGCGCAGGTGTCCTCGTCGTCGGTGGAGCAGTGGTAGAAGAGCCCCTTGACGCAGCAGAGGCAGGTCCCGTAGTCGAGGAGGCTCTCGGCGGAGCAGAGGCAGCGCTGGTtgcagagccagcaggaggGGAGGCTGCGGGCCGCCGTGCACCGGGCGCAGCGGCAGCGCCCGCACGCCTCGCACAGCAGCAGGTGCCCGTGCGCCGGGGCCGGCTCCGCGCCCGCCTTCCGCGGCGACTCCTCCGCC
Protein-coding regions in this window:
- the SPRY3 gene encoding protein sprouty homolog 3, encoding MQLSSSVAELSCDETMDPPAEDFQQVLSIDQIRSIRASNNYVERPAACFQQARSNPSLSQPPHKQEWSQDRLASSTFQDLHRSHSQQHQMPPLQPHLSHSSTASSVSQGTTASEQRLLSSLTPSHSGHSLVRTQPRSGELKAEESPRKAGAEPAPAHGHLLLCEACGRCRCARCTAARSLPSCWLCNQRCLCSAESLLDYGTCLCCVKGLFYHCSTDDEDTCADDPCSCGPGSCCARWAAMSVLSLLMPCLCCYFPTLGCLKLCQRGYDGLKRPGCRCQSHTNTVCRKISSSSGTPFPKTLDKPV